The Aeoliella mucimassa genome includes the window AGGTAAACGACACGGCTTGAATCGTATGGGTGGTTGGGTGCACCAGCACGCCGCCGGCATCGGCCCGGGCGTCTTCGGCCAGCAGGTTGCTTTCGCCGGTTTCGAGGTTCTTGGCAAACAAGGCAGCCGTGTTGCGATCGCGACTGTCCTGGTAGTACAGAATGTTGCCCGACTTATCGAAGCCCGCAGGGCCGCTGGTCATGGCGTCTTCGGGGCCGAACTTCTCGGACATGTCGAAGTCGGCGTAACCCTTCTCGCCCGGTTCACCCTTCGGAGTGAGCCATGCCTGACCACCATCGGGAGTAAACGTGAACCCGAGGCGAACCTTGTAGTTGTCGTCAGGAATCAGCGCGGCAAGACCCGGATTCTCTTGAATCAATTTGCGCTCGCCGGTGGTGAGGTTCACGCGATAGATGTCGTGCAGTTGAGGGTTGCGATCGTTCAGGCCGATCAGCACTTCGTTGGGAAACTGCTCGCTGGCGCCCATCAGTTGGGCGTTCACGCCATCGATGGGAGTGAGATCAATCGTCGCCCGATCGGCCACGTTGGTCGCGTAGACATGCCAGTTCTCGTCGCCCCCTTTGTCCTGGTTGTAGATGATCTGCTCGTTGTTGTACGCCCAGTCGAAACCACGGATGCCACGCAAGGTGTCGGTGGTCACCGGGTGGGCGCTGTCGAGGTCGTCGACGGGAGCCACCCATACGTTCAGCACACCTTCGCTGTCGGCTTCGCCTTCGGGCTTCACCGGCGCGATGAATGCCAGCCATTTGCCATCGGGGCTAATGCGGGCTTGTACGCGTTGGGGGTTTCCAAACAGAACATCGCGGGGGATGAGTGGTACGTCGGCTACACGTTCGGCAGCGGAGCTACTCGCCTGGGGTTCGCTCGGCATCGTTTCGTCTTTCGGCTCATCTAGGGTAGAAGGGGCAGGCTCGGCTTCGGCGACCAACGTCGTCGGCTCCTCTGCTGGTTCATCGGCTGCGTTACTCTCGTCGATTATCTCAGGTGTTTCAGGTACCTCAATCTCAGGCACGGTAATCTCGGGTACCGTCACTTCTGGCACCGAGATTTCTGGAACCGTAACTTCCGGCTCCGTAGGTGCTTCAGGTTCCATCGTCTCATGTTCCGTCGTTACTTCAGGTTCAGTAACTTCGGGTTCGGTCGTCACCTCAGGTTCGGTTACCGGCTCGGTGGTTACCTCCGGCTCGGCGGGGGGAGCCTCTTCTTCGGCGGCCGGTTTCGGAGGCGTCGAAGGCTCGGGAGTGTTGCATCCGCTGACAAAAAACAGGGCAACTGCAACCCATAATGTCAGCTCGGTTAACGTCAAAATTACAGTCTTCATCGCGGAACATCCTCCATGGTGGTGCTGAGGAAGGACCGGTGCTAGCGACCGGCACAGCGCGGGCGGGAGTCGTGGCTACAAGCATTTCGACTGCTCGCCGCCATCCGGCGAGTATATCCCTTTCGCTACGAACAAGCGACCACGGGGGGACTCTTGGCCGCATCTCCAGGTCCTACGCGGCTGCTGGCCGAGGCGTTCGCCATCAAGCAGCGGAACTGGTTAAACTAGGTAGGAATCTAACACCCTTGCTAGCACTTTGCATGGCTTCCCCTGTCCGTACTACATCGAGCAAAAACCGCCCGCGCTCGCGGCGTGCGCCCCCGTTGTTGCCGGTGGTCGCGGCCATCGCAGCGGGCATCGTTATCGATCGCTCGTGGAGTGACTCGGCTGCAAGTGGTTCGGTTTCGGTCATGCATTGGTGGCTCCTGGCAATTGGATTGTGGATCGGTTGGTGGGTCATCGCACGTCAGCAGCGGTGGCGATCGTTGTCTTGTGTGTTGCTTCTCGCCGCCTGCACCGCGCTGGCGGGTGGTTGGCATCACTGGCATTGGAACTTGTTTGCCACCGACGAAGTGGGCCGAATGGCCTCGCTCGAGCCGTACCCTTGTTGCTTGCGGGCGGTGGCAGTCGCCGCGCCGGAGCGGATGGCTGCTCCACCCCCTTCGGCCTATCGAGCCATTCCTCAAGGCGAGAAGAGTCAGTTGCGGATTCGGGTCACGCATGTCCGCCATGGCGATCACTGGCAGCCTGCTTCGGGCGAGTGCGAGTTGATCGTCGATGGCCACTTGTTGAAAGTCGCTGCTGAGGACTGCGTGCAGGTGTTCGGTCAACTCCGGCAGCCATCGCCGGCGATGAACCCTGGGGAGTTCGACTTCGCCGAGCACTCGCGGGCTGATCGCCAGTTGTGCTTTGTGCGGAGCTCGTCGCCTGAGTGCGTGACGGTCGTGCAGCAGGCGAGTGACTGGTCGCCCTGGCGGTGGGTCGATCGGCTGCGAAGCCATTGGCAATCGCGACTGTGGGACACCGTGGGAGCCGAGCACGCTCCGACCGCCGCGGCCATCCTGCTCGGTGCCCGCCATGCCATGCCGCGAGAGATGGTGGATACCTACCGAGTGACTGGTACGCTGCATGTGCTGGTGGTGTCGGGCTTGCATGCGGGGGTGCTTATTTCGTTCGTGATGGCCTTGCTCGGCATGGGGTGGATACCACGCCGGTGGGCGCTGGTGTTGGCCATGGTGCTGGTTGCCTTGTACGCGGTGCTCACGGGAGGGCACCCGCCAGTGATGCGGGCGGCCATTCTGGCCGAGGTTGCCTGTTTGGCCCTCTGGTGCGGTCGCAATCCGTTCGCAGGCAACTCGCTCGCGCTGGCGCTGATCGTCGTATTGCTGCTGAACCCGGCCGATTTGTTTCGCACTGGTGCGCAGCTCAGTTTTCTGTGTGCGGTCGTGTTGTTGTGGTTTTCGTCGGTCCGTTGGTTCGCTCCGCTGACTCCCTTGCAGGTGTTGTTGCGTTCGGTCGAACCGTGGCACGTGCGGGCTGGTCGCCGAGTCGCCGCGTACGTCGGCTGGACGGTGGCCGCGACGCTGGCGGTGTGGATCGTGAGCTTGCCGCTGTTGTTGGAGCGTTACCATCTGGTCACTCCCGTAGCCATTCTGGCATGCGTTCCGTTGTTCTTGTGCGTCGCCAGTTCGCTGATCACAGGATTCGGCTTCTTGATTGTCGGTTGGTTGATTCCTGCGACCGAGCCACTGCTCGCTTCGCTC containing:
- a CDS encoding S9 family peptidase; this encodes MKTVILTLTELTLWVAVALFFVSGCNTPEPSTPPKPAAEEEAPPAEPEVTTEPVTEPEVTTEPEVTEPEVTTEHETMEPEAPTEPEVTVPEISVPEVTVPEITVPEIEVPETPEIIDESNAADEPAEEPTTLVAEAEPAPSTLDEPKDETMPSEPQASSSAAERVADVPLIPRDVLFGNPQRVQARISPDGKWLAFIAPVKPEGEADSEGVLNVWVAPVDDLDSAHPVTTDTLRGIRGFDWAYNNEQIIYNQDKGGDENWHVYATNVADRATIDLTPIDGVNAQLMGASEQFPNEVLIGLNDRNPQLHDIYRVNLTTGERKLIQENPGLAALIPDDNYKVRLGFTFTPDGGQAWLTPKGEPGEKGYADFDMSEKFGPEDAMTSGPAGFDKSGNILYYQDSRDRNTAALFAKNLETGESNLLAEDARADAGGVLVHPTTHTIQAVSFTFARREWKVLDATIQGDVDFLTDFADGEFEVTSRTLDDKLWTVAYIMDNGPVKYYLYDRTAEGDAKMKYLFSNRDDLDQYTLVKMHSPVIKSRDGLDLVCYLSLPPGSDADGDGVPDAPLPMILDVHGGPWARDSWGYDPSHQWLANRGYAVLNVNYRGSTGFGKEFINAANAQWSRKMHDDLLDAVNWAVDQGIAEKDNVCIMGGSYGGYATLVGLTYTPEVFACGVDIVGPSSLVTLLQNVPDYWIPFMPVMKIRVGDVDSEEGKADLLAMSPLERVAKIQRPLLIGQGANDPRVKQQEADQIVKAMKENNIPVTYVLFPDEGHGFARPENRTSFNAVTEGFLAEQLGGRYQPITDDFVGSSIHVPAGADGVPGLKKALTEEQMAMPKPEAPEATEETTEGEQA
- a CDS encoding ComEC/Rec2 family competence protein produces the protein MASPVRTTSSKNRPRSRRAPPLLPVVAAIAAGIVIDRSWSDSAASGSVSVMHWWLLAIGLWIGWWVIARQQRWRSLSCVLLLAACTALAGGWHHWHWNLFATDEVGRMASLEPYPCCLRAVAVAAPERMAAPPPSAYRAIPQGEKSQLRIRVTHVRHGDHWQPASGECELIVDGHLLKVAAEDCVQVFGQLRQPSPAMNPGEFDFAEHSRADRQLCFVRSSSPECVTVVQQASDWSPWRWVDRLRSHWQSRLWDTVGAEHAPTAAAILLGARHAMPREMVDTYRVTGTLHVLVVSGLHAGVLISFVMALLGMGWIPRRWALVLAMVLVALYAVLTGGHPPVMRAAILAEVACLALWCGRNPFAGNSLALALIVVLLLNPADLFRTGAQLSFLCAVVLLWFSSVRWFAPLTPLQVLLRSVEPWHVRAGRRVAAYVGWTVAATLAVWIVSLPLLLERYHLVTPVAILACVPLFLCVASSLITGFGFLIVGWLIPATEPLLASLCRGSLGWLDSLVSGSSELPQAYHWTPAPDWWWTLGWYALLALLLCAGGFRWSWQRTGQVLALWVVVGTLPVLASRQQPREFQVAFLDVGHGVCSVVTTPNGTTLLYDAGSLGSPSHATETISAYLWSRGIRRIDGLVLSHPDVDHFNAVPGLVDRFKVGRVFVSPHMFAANPNRSPQSAPQQLEQLLLAHDIPIQVIEMGQRLTLDRSSHAEVLFPDKFGGLASDNSNSVVLSVECDGHRVLLPGDLESPGIEQVMASDTLPCDVLLAPHHGSRRSDPPGFAAWSQPRCVVVSGGRGEVDRNVADSYRQAGADVLHTGQTGAIEFTFTDQGCQISPFLSPL